A genomic stretch from Plasmodium reichenowi strain SY57 chromosome 4, whole genome shotgun sequence includes:
- a CDS encoding exported protein (PHISTb) (part of same gene as PRSY57_0004900A~gap found within coding sequence): TASTTRSPSATKSTRSPSASKSTRSPSTSSSRLDDYEKEGSEVDITEEEEKEVESVDDDNNKGNESDNIYCMLCSSNTKGFGCECKDTANYILKNLDMYDEHEAKKHASDKSTQFSKEISKLTRKLRTKDPNMFNKNKIVFQDLSKKHTWDKYELHLPGLAPGKYNNERDVELNKKLIDLEDGFTDTQYIRKLYSLINENEKEKFDDIKRELLCYCASKNKSLHRTTKESEQAWKYTEKLIKLYYNDFDKHFEKVFLIWLALSEGFDVFEYKMLIAANRLLWRKLSDKVKEESKVMIQD, translated from the coding sequence ACAGCTTCAACAACCAGATCACCATCAGCAACAAAATCAACCAGATCACCATCAGCATCAAAATCAACCAGATCACCATCTACATCCTCGTCAAGGTTGGATGATTATGAGAAAGAAGGTAGTGAAGTAGATATTACAGAGGAAGAAGAGAAAGAAGTAGAATCAGttgatgatgataataataaaggaaatgaaagtgataatatatattgtatgCTTTGTAGTAGTAATACCAAAGGATTCGGTTGTGAATGTAAGGATACTgcaaattatattttaaagaatttAGATATGTATGATGAACATGAAGCTAAAAAGCATGCATCAGATAAATCAACACAATTTTCAAAAGAAATCTCAAAATTAACTAGAAAATTGAGAACTAAAGATCCtaatatgtttaataaGAACAAGATTGTTTTTCAAGATTTATCAAAAAAACATACATGGgataaatatgaattacATTTACCTGGTTTAGCACCtggaaaatataataatgaaagGGATGTTGAAttaaataagaaattaATAGATTTAGAAGATGGTTTTACAGATACTCAATATATACgtaaattatattctttaattaatgaaaatgaaaaagaaaaatttgatgatataaaaagagAGCTATTATGTTATTGTGcaagtaaaaataaatcacTTCATCGTACCACTAAAGAATCTGAACAAGCATGGAAATATActgaaaaattaattaaattatattataatgattttGATAAGCATTTTGAAAAagtatttttaatatggTTAGCATTAAGTGAAGGATTTGATGTTTTTGAATATAAGATGCTTATAGCAGCTAATAGATTATTATGGAGAAAATTATCAGACAAAGTTAAAGAAGAAAGTAAAGTCATGATTCAAGATTAA
- a CDS encoding exported protein (PHISTb) (part of same gene as PRSY57_0004900B~gap found within coding sequence) gives MKIISNLGSINITLFHLCFFGFLFVILSFTLDNSNFSNGGDILLNRNLSEEKADDDYKKSCSCSSVSTTKRSPSRASTSTSLRSASTASTASTASTASTASDGS, from the exons atgaagataataagCAACCTAGGAAGTATCAACATTACTCTCTTTCACTTATGTTTCTTTGGATTTctttttgtaattttaaGTTTTACTTTAGAT AATTCCAATTTTTCTAATGGAGGAGATATTTTGTTGAATAGAAATTTGTCAGAGGAAAAAGCAGACGatgattataaaaaatcTTGTAGCTGCTCCTCAGTATCAACAACAAAACGATCACCATCAAGAGCATCAACATCAACATCATTAAGGTCAGCATCAACCGCATCAACTGCATCAACTGCATCAACTGCATCAACCGCATCAGATGGATCAGA